A single genomic interval of Noviherbaspirillum cavernae harbors:
- the moaC gene encoding cyclic pyranopterin monophosphate synthase MoaC has product MDTKKDSSATDSTQPGLTHFDETGQAHMVDVGSKKETHRIAIATGTIRMKPETLAIIQSGTAKKGDVLGIARVAAIMGAKRTSDLIPLCHPLALTRVIIDFQTDPEKSAVTCTAQVETFGKTGVEMEALAAVQIGLLTIYDMCKAVDRGMVMSDISILEKHGGRSGNWTSTKNAS; this is encoded by the coding sequence ATGGACACAAAGAAAGACAGCAGCGCTACAGATTCGACACAACCCGGACTGACGCATTTCGACGAAACGGGCCAGGCGCACATGGTCGATGTCGGTAGCAAAAAGGAAACCCATCGCATCGCCATCGCCACCGGCACGATCCGCATGAAGCCGGAAACGCTCGCGATCATTCAGTCCGGTACGGCAAAGAAGGGGGATGTGCTGGGGATTGCGCGCGTGGCGGCGATCATGGGGGCGAAGCGGACGAGCGATTTGATTCCGCTTTGTCATCCGTTGGCGCTCACCCGAGTCATTATTGACTTCCAGACCGATCCGGAAAAAAGTGCCGTCACCTGCACTGCGCAAGTCGAAACGTTCGGGAAAACGGGCGTGGAAATGGAGGCGCTGGCAGCTGTGCAAATTGGATTGCTGACTATCTATGATATGTGCAAGGCGGTGGATCGGGGGATGGTAATGTCTGATATCTCGATCTTGGAAAAACACGGAGGCAGGTCGGGAAACTGGACTTCTACGAAAAATGCCTCTTAA
- a CDS encoding TerC family protein: protein MDFLLNLNWVAIGQIILIDILLGGDNAIVIALACRNLPANLRTKGILWGTFGAIAIRIVLIAFAVTLLQVPYLKIVGGLLLLWIGIKLLAENDDEHGDIQASDRLLTAIKTIVVADLVMSVDNVIAVASAAEQAGEHQLALVIFGIMVSIPIIIWGSTIVLKLMERFPIIITFGAGLLGYLAGGMIVSDTAVAPWIAANWPGLDFLIPGTAVHVNIPSIIGAVIVVATGFVLTRKQARAES from the coding sequence ATGGACTTTTTACTGAATCTGAATTGGGTCGCGATTGGCCAAATCATCCTGATCGACATTTTGCTGGGCGGCGATAACGCGATCGTCATCGCGCTTGCATGCCGCAACCTGCCTGCGAACCTGCGCACCAAGGGCATTCTGTGGGGAACCTTCGGCGCGATCGCCATCCGTATCGTGCTGATCGCCTTCGCCGTCACCTTGCTGCAAGTGCCTTACCTGAAAATCGTCGGCGGCCTGCTGCTGCTATGGATCGGCATCAAATTGCTGGCCGAAAATGACGATGAACACGGCGATATCCAGGCAAGCGACCGGCTCCTGACCGCGATCAAAACCATTGTCGTTGCCGACCTTGTCATGAGTGTCGACAACGTCATTGCAGTGGCAAGCGCAGCCGAACAAGCCGGCGAGCACCAGCTGGCGCTCGTGATCTTCGGCATCATGGTCAGCATCCCGATCATCATCTGGGGCAGCACCATCGTTCTGAAGCTGATGGAACGCTTCCCGATCATCATTACCTTCGGTGCCGGCTTGCTGGGTTATCTGGCGGGCGGAATGATCGTGTCGGATACAGCGGTCGCACCGTGGATCGCGGCCAACTGGCCGGGGCTGGATTTCCTGATACCGGGCACGGCGGTGCATGTGAATATCCCGAGCATCATCGGTGCCGTCATCGTGGTAGCGACGGGATTCGTGCTCACAAGGAAGCAGGCGCGCGCCGAATCCTGA
- a CDS encoding tetratricopeptide repeat protein: MINRHLWHAFGLLIIVVAASMLYVPHLSNQLVFDDHGMFSALQVYDYAQKLFDLRPRTFPYFTLGIVQVEFGQIEAHRTISLVIHILCAGMLFALIHELVSQALKNSESSAASEKKSAGLALVGSLWFAIHPVAVYGAGYLVQRTILFATLFSLLSLWFYCRAFSKNRTVDVITAALFYSLAVFSKEHAVMLLFAVIPFAALYSPRLQSSARRVGLYLLLCIPAAITVVISAKSVVASTYEPYVGILLNQIQGIPLLETPLGKWLVSVTLQAGFFFDYLGYWILPDVRSMSIDMRVDFTRLWHTWFTIPKAAIFAICPFVAAYLIRKRGPAALFGCGLLYCWLLFFTELVTVRFQEPFALYRSYLWAPGYLFMVVAVLSYLRLRWVVALSAPLLLGSACLAQERLSSLATESTAWTDAAAKLESKSVVGSARIFYMRGVQYVKEKKYREAIADFTEAISRYPNAPQIYYQRGIAYYSLHEFTKAQAEFDQAITVDGKFAYAHFARGMVFEHFGCAWEARNAYAKSHELGIAVAAMKLKEEDQALLTHKPTSNSVKCPITKG; this comes from the coding sequence ATGATCAACCGACATTTATGGCATGCGTTTGGCCTTCTTATCATTGTAGTGGCTGCAAGCATGCTTTATGTACCACATCTGAGTAATCAACTGGTATTTGATGATCATGGGATGTTCTCCGCCCTTCAGGTATACGACTATGCTCAAAAGCTTTTTGATTTACGACCACGGACCTTCCCGTACTTCACTCTGGGCATTGTCCAGGTTGAATTTGGTCAGATCGAAGCGCATAGAACGATCAGCTTAGTCATTCACATCCTTTGCGCTGGAATGCTCTTTGCGCTTATTCATGAACTTGTCAGCCAAGCATTAAAGAATTCGGAATCAAGCGCCGCAAGCGAAAAGAAATCTGCGGGCCTTGCTTTGGTCGGATCCCTTTGGTTTGCGATTCATCCTGTCGCAGTTTATGGGGCTGGATATCTGGTTCAACGCACCATCCTGTTCGCGACGCTTTTTTCGCTGCTATCGCTTTGGTTTTATTGTCGTGCATTTTCCAAGAATCGAACTGTTGACGTCATCACGGCCGCGCTGTTCTATTCACTAGCGGTCTTTTCAAAAGAGCATGCTGTAATGCTTCTATTCGCGGTGATTCCATTTGCCGCTTTATATAGCCCCCGTCTCCAATCGAGCGCAAGGCGTGTTGGACTTTATCTACTGCTTTGCATCCCCGCAGCTATTACCGTAGTAATCTCGGCAAAGTCGGTTGTTGCTAGCACATATGAACCATACGTTGGAATTTTGCTGAACCAGATCCAAGGCATACCACTGCTTGAAACGCCACTAGGCAAGTGGCTAGTCAGTGTCACTCTACAGGCCGGATTCTTCTTTGATTATCTGGGCTATTGGATTCTGCCTGATGTTCGCTCGATGTCGATTGATATGAGAGTTGACTTTACTCGACTCTGGCATACATGGTTCACAATTCCGAAAGCCGCCATTTTCGCGATCTGTCCATTTGTCGCCGCTTACCTTATTCGAAAGCGCGGCCCAGCAGCGCTCTTCGGGTGCGGACTTCTTTACTGTTGGCTGCTGTTTTTCACGGAGCTTGTTACTGTCAGATTTCAGGAACCGTTTGCCCTGTATCGCAGCTACCTTTGGGCACCTGGCTATCTTTTTATGGTTGTAGCAGTGCTTTCTTACCTTAGGTTAAGGTGGGTCGTTGCACTATCGGCACCTTTGTTGTTAGGAAGTGCGTGCCTAGCCCAAGAACGTTTATCAAGCCTCGCTACTGAAAGCACAGCCTGGACCGATGCCGCAGCAAAATTGGAATCCAAATCTGTTGTAGGTTCGGCTCGAATCTTCTATATGCGAGGCGTGCAATATGTGAAAGAAAAGAAATATAGGGAAGCGATTGCTGACTTCACGGAGGCTATTTCTCGTTATCCCAATGCCCCACAAATCTATTATCAACGTGGGATTGCCTACTACTCCTTGCATGAATTTACCAAAGCACAGGCGGAATTCGATCAAGCAATTACCGTAGATGGAAAATTTGCTTATGCGCACTTTGCGCGGGGCATGGTATTTGAGCATTTTGGCTGCGCTTGGGAAGCTCGAAATGCCTATGCAAAGAGCCATGAACTTGGTATCGCCGTCGCGGCCATGAAGCTAAAAGAAGAAGATCAGGCACTTCTGACACATAAACCGACCTCCAACTCTGTGAAATGCCCGATCACGAAGGGTTAA
- a CDS encoding pilin, with protein MIQRAQRGFTLIELMIVVAIIGILAAVAIPQYQDYVVRAKLSKVATAVDPVKLAVAQMMQENGGAMQSGFAADSWGSLGLAASGPTLTNEVVSYNVSTAGVITAVLQNIKATVIDSKNITWTPNITAGGTAITWTVGSTSTEAVVTNAIGKWH; from the coding sequence ATGATTCAACGTGCGCAGCGCGGTTTTACCTTGATTGAATTGATGATCGTGGTGGCGATCATTGGTATCCTGGCGGCGGTAGCGATCCCGCAATACCAAGACTACGTGGTCAGGGCCAAGCTTTCTAAAGTGGCGACTGCGGTAGATCCCGTGAAATTGGCTGTCGCCCAAATGATGCAGGAAAACGGTGGTGCGATGCAAAGTGGTTTTGCTGCGGACAGCTGGGGTTCGCTTGGGTTGGCCGCTTCCGGCCCAACGCTTACCAATGAGGTTGTGAGCTACAACGTAAGTACCGCTGGTGTGATTACTGCGGTACTGCAAAACATCAAGGCTACAGTGATTGATTCCAAAAATATCACTTGGACCCCAAACATCACCGCTGGTGGCACCGCAATCACTTGGACGGTCGGATCGACCAGCACTGAGGCGGTTGTGACCAATGCTATCGGCAAATGGCATTAA